In Corvus cornix cornix isolate S_Up_H32 chromosome 4A, ASM73873v5, whole genome shotgun sequence, one genomic interval encodes:
- the FRMD7 gene encoding FERM domain-containing protein 7 isoform X6 has product MVRKGVEGRELKLLPVSLKSHHGCYQHCLTCCFCAVFVCQQKSCGKALFNLTCSHLNLAEREYFGLEFHSQAGNQVWLEPLKPITKQVKNPKEVLFKFMVKFFPVDPGHLREELTRYLFTLQIKKDLAQGRLPCSDKSTALIISHLLQSEVGDFHEETDQQHLATHRYLPNQEYLDKKIMHYHRRHRGKTPAESDIQLLDVARKLEMYGIRPHPASDGEGTQINLAVTHMGVLVLQGNTKINTFNWSKIRKLSFKRKHFLIKLHANISALCKDTLEFTMASRDTCKAFWKTCVEYHAFFRLSEEPKSKPKALLCSKGSSFRYSGRTQRQLLEHGRKAKIKSLPFERKHCTSRYDERQCRSSPDLLTDVSKQVEELRLAYGSRGSYHANGVHASEPTLDSQRRSSTMEVRFATELEHSKTEASPTFLPHSKSSSAFPLLYAELEMERAWEPIDFFAARNPLTSFRPHHQFTGNSKSTSVGNMREVSTRPLVYMDTPCPLPMVAPAPPVLFYLDRALQSPCPVPASGEDTAGQAGAGNPVAAKPPRQSPAFRSSLPSGLGASQT; this is encoded by the exons ATGGTCAGGAAAGGGGTTGAAGGCAGGGAGCTGAAGCTTCTCCCTGTCTCTCTGAAATCCCATCATGGCTGCTATCAGCATTGCCTAACCTGTtgcttctgtgctgtgtttgtttgcCAGCAAAAATCCTGTGGGAAAGCGCTCTTCAACCTCACCTGCAGCCACCTCAACCTTGCAGAGAGGGAGTACTTCGGGCTGGAGtttcacagccaggctgggaaccAG GTCTGGTTGGAACCACTAAAACCCATAACAAAGCAAGTCAAAA ATCCTAAGGAGGTTCTTTTCAAATTTATGGTGAAATTTTTCCCAGTGGACCCTGGCCACCTGAGAGAAGAACTGACCAG GTACCTCTTCACCCTCCAGATCAAGAAGGACCTGGCACAGGGGCGGCTGCCCTGTAGTGACAAGAGCACGGCGCTGATCATCTCCCACCTGTTGCAGT CCGAGGTGGGTGACTTCCATGAGGAGACAGACCAGCAGCACCTGGCCACACACAGGTACCTGCCCAACCAGGAGTACCTAGACAAGAAGATCATGCACTACCACCGGAGACACAG AGGGAAGACGCCTGCCGAGTCGGACATTCAGCTGCTGGACGTGGCCAGGAAGCTGGAGATGTACGGAATCCGCCCGCACCCCGCCAGTGATGGCGAGGGGACACAGATCAACCTGGCTGTGACACACATGGGAGTGCTGGTGTTGCAG GGCAATACAAAGATCAACACCTTCAACTGGTCCAAAATTCGCAAACTGAGTTTCAAGAGGAAGCATTTTCTCATCAAGCTCCATGCAAACATCTCT GCGCTGTGCAAGGACACACTGGAGTTCACTATGGCGAGCCGGGACACCTGCAAGGCCTTCTGGAAGACATGTGTGGAGTACCATGCCTTCTTCAGGCTCTCTGAAGAGCCCAAGTCAAAGCCCAAAGCCCTTCTGTGCAGCAAAGGCTCCAGCTTCCGCTACAG TGGGAGGACTCAGcggcagctgctggagcacgGGAGGAAGGCTAAGATAAAGAGCCTGCCCTTTGAGAG GAAGCACTGCACATCCCGCTACGATGAGAGGCAGTGCCGCTCCTCCCCAGACCTTCTGACAGATGTATCAAAGCAG GTGGAGGAGCTGCGCCTGGCCTACGGCAGCCGGGGCTCGTACCACGCCAATGGAGTGCATGCCTCTGAGCCCACCCTGGACAGCCAGCGTCGGAGCTCCACCATGGAGGTGAGGTTTGCCACTGAGCTGGAGCACTCCAAGACTGAAGCATCCCCCACTTTCCTGCCCCACTCCAAAAGCTCGTCTGCTTTCCCCCTGCTCTACGCTGAGCTGGAGATGGAGCGGGCATGGGAGCCCATCGACTTCTTCGCAGCCAGGAATCCCTTGACATCCTTTCGGCCCCACCACCAGTTCACTGGGAACAGTAAAAGCACCTCTGTGGGCAACATGCGGGAGGTGAGCACCCGGCCGCTGGTGTACATGGATACACCCTGTCCCCTACCCATGgtggccccggccccgccagtGCTCTTTTATCTGGACAGGGCCCTGCAGTCTCCATGCCCTGTACCAGCTTCTGGTGAGGacacagcaggacaggctggTGCAGGCAACCCCGTAGCAGCAAAACCCCCTCGACAGAGCCCAG CCTTCAGGAGCAGCCTCCCAAGCGGTCTTGGAGCCAGTCAGACATGA